A genome region from Populus alba chromosome 3, ASM523922v2, whole genome shotgun sequence includes the following:
- the LOC118031002 gene encoding protein ROOT HAIR DEFECTIVE 3 isoform X2: MEKSDGCCSTHLIDGDGAFNDTGLEQLIKEVRLGECGLSYAIVSIMGPQSSGKSTLLNHLFGTSFREMDAFKGRSQTTKGIWMARCAGIEPCTLVMDLEGTDGRERGEDDTAFEKQSALFALAVSDIVLINMWCHDIGREQAANKPLLKTVFQVMMRLFSPRKTTLMFVIRDKTRTPLENLEPVLREDIQKIWDSVPKPEAHKETRLSEFFNVEVVALSSYEEKEEQFKEQVASLRQRFFHSIAPGGLAGDRRGVVPASGFSFSAQEIWKVIKENKDLDLPAHKVMVATVRCEEIANEKYGSFVANEKWCQMEEAVESGPVSGFGKKLSAILNISLSEYDAEAIYFDEGVRSAKQKQLEEKLLQLVQPAHQSMLGHIRSGTLEKFKEAFDKALNAGEGFSLAAQTCTQSYMAQFDEWCADAVIEQANWDTSKVRDKLRRDIDAHVASVHAAKLSELTSSFEAKLNAALSGPVEALLDGANSETWSAIKKLLLRETESAVAGFCNAIFGFDMDEQSKDKLIASLENYGRGVVEAKAREESGRVLIRMKDRFSMLFSHDSDSMPRIWTGKEDIRAITKTARSASLKLLSVMAAIRLDDDVDNIETTLSSALMDAKNNAAVKDRSIIPFDPLASNSWEKIPSTRTLITPVQCKSLWRQFKTETEYTVTQAISAQEAHKRNNNWLPPPWAIVALLVLGFNEFMTLLRNPLYLGVIFVGFLLVKALWVQLDISGEFRNGALPGLLSLSSKFVPTIMNLLKRLAEEGQKPATADPQRNATKSFQNGSSSFSDSSSSASSGVTSPKQETEYSNTLKDD, translated from the exons ATGG AAAAGAGCGATGGTTGCTGTTCTACTCACCTTATTGATGGAGATGGTGCGTTTAATGATACTGGATTAGAACAATTAATCAAGGAAGTGAGATTGGGGGAATGTGGATTGTCATATGCTATAGTCTCCATTATGGGCCCTCAAAGTAGTG GGAAGAGCACTTTGTTGAATCATTTGTTTGGTACCAGCTTTAGAGAGATGGATGCTTTTAAAGGAAG gtCTCAAACCACTAAGGGAATTTGGATGGCAAGATGTGCTGGTATTGAACCCTGTACTCTTGTAATGGATTTGGAGGGAACTGATGGAAGAGAACGTGGAGAG GATGATACAGCATTTGAGAAACAGAGTGCCCTTTTTGCCCTTGCTGTCTCAGATATAGTATTGATTAACAT GTGGTGTCACGATATTGGTCGTGAGCAAGCTGCAAATAAGCCTCTTTTAAAGACTGTATTTCAG GTCATGATGCGATTATTCAGTCCACGCAAAACAACTTTGATGTTTGTCATACGTGACAAAACAAGG ACACCATTGGAGAATTTAGAACCTGTTCTAAGAGAGGACATTCAGAAG ATATGGGACTCTGTTCCCAAGCCAGAAGCTCACAAGGAAACTCGATTGAGTGAATTCTTTAAT GTTGAAGTTGTTGCTCTTTCTAgttatgaagaaaaagaagagcaatTCAAGGAGCAG GTTGCTAGTTTGAGACAGCGATTTTTCCATTCTATTGCACCTGGTGGGCTCGCGGGAGATCGTAGGGGTGTAGTTCCTGCATCAGGTTTCTCTTTCAGTGCACAGGAAATCTGGAAAGTTATCAAGGAAAATAAGGACCTTGACCTTCCTGCCCACAAG GTTATGGTTGCTACTGTACGCTGTGAAGAAATTGCCAATGAAAAATATGGTAGTTTTGTTGCAAATGAG AAGTGGTGTCAAATGGAAGAGGCTGTCGAATCTGGTCCAGTCTCTGGCTTTGGAAAGAAGCTTAGTGCAATTCTAAATATTAGTTTGTCTGA GTATGATGCAGAAGCTATTTATTTTGACGAAGGAGTAAGATCTGCAAAGCAAAAGCAGCTTGAGGAAAAATTGCTCCAA CTTGTCCAACCAGCACATCAATCCATGTTGGGTCATATAAGGTCTGGAACCCTTGAAAAATTCAAGGAAGCATTTGATAAAGCTTTGAATGCAGGAGAAGGGTTCTCTTTGGCTGCTCAAACTTGCACTCAGTCTTACATGGCTCAATTTGATGAATGGTGTGCAG ATGCTGTCATTGAACAAGCAAACTGGGACACATCTAAAGTGCGGGATAAGCTACGTCGTGATATAGATGCACATGTTGCTTCTGTCCATGCTGCCAAACTCTCTGAACTCACTTCGTCATTTGAG GCAAAACTAAATGCGGCATTATCAGGGCCTGTTGAAGCTCTTTTAGATGGAGCTAATAGTGAGACATGGTCAGCCATAAAGAAACTTCTGCTGCGTGAGACAGAATCAGCTGTTGCTGGGTTCTGTAATGCAATCTTTGGTTTTGACATGGATGAACAATCTAAGGACAAATTAATTGCAAGTCTGGAGAATTATGGAAGAGGTGTCGTTGAGGCAAAAGCAAGAGAAGAATCTGGAAGGGTCCTCATCCGTATGAAAGACAG GTTTTCAATGTTGTTCAGCCATGACTCTGATTCAATGCCACGAATTTGGACTGGAAAGGAAGACATTCGAGCAATTACCAAAACTGCTCGCTCTGCA TCTTTGAAGTTGTTATCTGTAATGGCTGCAATCCGTCTGGATGATGATGTGGACAATATTGAGACTACATTATCATCTGCTTTGATGGATGCAAAGAACAATGCTGCTGTTAAAGACAGAAGTATCATACCATTTGACCCACTGGCCTCAAACTCTTGGGAAAAG ATTCCATCCACAAGGACATTGATCACACCTGTCCAGTGCAAATCTTTGTGGAGGCAATTCAAGACAGAGACAGAGTACACTGTTACCCAGGCCATTTCTGCACAG GAAGCCCACAAACGTAATAACAACTGGTTACCACCCCCATGGGCAATCGTTGCCTTGCTTGTGTTAGGATTTAATGAGTTTATGACACTTTTGAG AAATCCTTTGTATTTGGGTGTCATCTTTGTAGGTTTTCTACTCGTTAAAGCCCTATGGGTGCAGTTAGACATTTCAGGCGAATTCCGCAATGGTGCT CTTCCCGGGCTTCTTTCCTTATCTTCAAAGTTCGTTCCCACTATCATGAATCTTCTCAAAAGACTAGCAGAAGAGGGGCAGAAACCTGCGACTGCAGATCCTCAGAGAAATGCAACAAAAAGTTTTCAGAATGGATCGAGCTCTTTTAGCGATTCCTCATCAAGCGCTTCCTCTGGTGTTACGTCACCAAAACAAGAGACCGAGTACTCGAACACCTTGAAAGATGACTAG
- the LOC118031002 gene encoding protein ROOT HAIR DEFECTIVE 3 isoform X1: MYSISVIFSLYGKLVQIDMAWSFCAVSCFKEKSDGCCSTHLIDGDGAFNDTGLEQLIKEVRLGECGLSYAIVSIMGPQSSGKSTLLNHLFGTSFREMDAFKGRSQTTKGIWMARCAGIEPCTLVMDLEGTDGRERGEDDTAFEKQSALFALAVSDIVLINMWCHDIGREQAANKPLLKTVFQVMMRLFSPRKTTLMFVIRDKTRTPLENLEPVLREDIQKIWDSVPKPEAHKETRLSEFFNVEVVALSSYEEKEEQFKEQVASLRQRFFHSIAPGGLAGDRRGVVPASGFSFSAQEIWKVIKENKDLDLPAHKVMVATVRCEEIANEKYGSFVANEKWCQMEEAVESGPVSGFGKKLSAILNISLSEYDAEAIYFDEGVRSAKQKQLEEKLLQLVQPAHQSMLGHIRSGTLEKFKEAFDKALNAGEGFSLAAQTCTQSYMAQFDEWCADAVIEQANWDTSKVRDKLRRDIDAHVASVHAAKLSELTSSFEAKLNAALSGPVEALLDGANSETWSAIKKLLLRETESAVAGFCNAIFGFDMDEQSKDKLIASLENYGRGVVEAKAREESGRVLIRMKDRFSMLFSHDSDSMPRIWTGKEDIRAITKTARSASLKLLSVMAAIRLDDDVDNIETTLSSALMDAKNNAAVKDRSIIPFDPLASNSWEKIPSTRTLITPVQCKSLWRQFKTETEYTVTQAISAQEAHKRNNNWLPPPWAIVALLVLGFNEFMTLLRNPLYLGVIFVGFLLVKALWVQLDISGEFRNGALPGLLSLSSKFVPTIMNLLKRLAEEGQKPATADPQRNATKSFQNGSSSFSDSSSSASSGVTSPKQETEYSNTLKDD; this comes from the exons ATGTATTCTATTTCTGTTATCTTTAGTTTGTATGGGAAACTTGTACAGATCGATATGGCATGGAGCTTTTGCGCCGTTAGTTGTTTTAAAG AAAAGAGCGATGGTTGCTGTTCTACTCACCTTATTGATGGAGATGGTGCGTTTAATGATACTGGATTAGAACAATTAATCAAGGAAGTGAGATTGGGGGAATGTGGATTGTCATATGCTATAGTCTCCATTATGGGCCCTCAAAGTAGTG GGAAGAGCACTTTGTTGAATCATTTGTTTGGTACCAGCTTTAGAGAGATGGATGCTTTTAAAGGAAG gtCTCAAACCACTAAGGGAATTTGGATGGCAAGATGTGCTGGTATTGAACCCTGTACTCTTGTAATGGATTTGGAGGGAACTGATGGAAGAGAACGTGGAGAG GATGATACAGCATTTGAGAAACAGAGTGCCCTTTTTGCCCTTGCTGTCTCAGATATAGTATTGATTAACAT GTGGTGTCACGATATTGGTCGTGAGCAAGCTGCAAATAAGCCTCTTTTAAAGACTGTATTTCAG GTCATGATGCGATTATTCAGTCCACGCAAAACAACTTTGATGTTTGTCATACGTGACAAAACAAGG ACACCATTGGAGAATTTAGAACCTGTTCTAAGAGAGGACATTCAGAAG ATATGGGACTCTGTTCCCAAGCCAGAAGCTCACAAGGAAACTCGATTGAGTGAATTCTTTAAT GTTGAAGTTGTTGCTCTTTCTAgttatgaagaaaaagaagagcaatTCAAGGAGCAG GTTGCTAGTTTGAGACAGCGATTTTTCCATTCTATTGCACCTGGTGGGCTCGCGGGAGATCGTAGGGGTGTAGTTCCTGCATCAGGTTTCTCTTTCAGTGCACAGGAAATCTGGAAAGTTATCAAGGAAAATAAGGACCTTGACCTTCCTGCCCACAAG GTTATGGTTGCTACTGTACGCTGTGAAGAAATTGCCAATGAAAAATATGGTAGTTTTGTTGCAAATGAG AAGTGGTGTCAAATGGAAGAGGCTGTCGAATCTGGTCCAGTCTCTGGCTTTGGAAAGAAGCTTAGTGCAATTCTAAATATTAGTTTGTCTGA GTATGATGCAGAAGCTATTTATTTTGACGAAGGAGTAAGATCTGCAAAGCAAAAGCAGCTTGAGGAAAAATTGCTCCAA CTTGTCCAACCAGCACATCAATCCATGTTGGGTCATATAAGGTCTGGAACCCTTGAAAAATTCAAGGAAGCATTTGATAAAGCTTTGAATGCAGGAGAAGGGTTCTCTTTGGCTGCTCAAACTTGCACTCAGTCTTACATGGCTCAATTTGATGAATGGTGTGCAG ATGCTGTCATTGAACAAGCAAACTGGGACACATCTAAAGTGCGGGATAAGCTACGTCGTGATATAGATGCACATGTTGCTTCTGTCCATGCTGCCAAACTCTCTGAACTCACTTCGTCATTTGAG GCAAAACTAAATGCGGCATTATCAGGGCCTGTTGAAGCTCTTTTAGATGGAGCTAATAGTGAGACATGGTCAGCCATAAAGAAACTTCTGCTGCGTGAGACAGAATCAGCTGTTGCTGGGTTCTGTAATGCAATCTTTGGTTTTGACATGGATGAACAATCTAAGGACAAATTAATTGCAAGTCTGGAGAATTATGGAAGAGGTGTCGTTGAGGCAAAAGCAAGAGAAGAATCTGGAAGGGTCCTCATCCGTATGAAAGACAG GTTTTCAATGTTGTTCAGCCATGACTCTGATTCAATGCCACGAATTTGGACTGGAAAGGAAGACATTCGAGCAATTACCAAAACTGCTCGCTCTGCA TCTTTGAAGTTGTTATCTGTAATGGCTGCAATCCGTCTGGATGATGATGTGGACAATATTGAGACTACATTATCATCTGCTTTGATGGATGCAAAGAACAATGCTGCTGTTAAAGACAGAAGTATCATACCATTTGACCCACTGGCCTCAAACTCTTGGGAAAAG ATTCCATCCACAAGGACATTGATCACACCTGTCCAGTGCAAATCTTTGTGGAGGCAATTCAAGACAGAGACAGAGTACACTGTTACCCAGGCCATTTCTGCACAG GAAGCCCACAAACGTAATAACAACTGGTTACCACCCCCATGGGCAATCGTTGCCTTGCTTGTGTTAGGATTTAATGAGTTTATGACACTTTTGAG AAATCCTTTGTATTTGGGTGTCATCTTTGTAGGTTTTCTACTCGTTAAAGCCCTATGGGTGCAGTTAGACATTTCAGGCGAATTCCGCAATGGTGCT CTTCCCGGGCTTCTTTCCTTATCTTCAAAGTTCGTTCCCACTATCATGAATCTTCTCAAAAGACTAGCAGAAGAGGGGCAGAAACCTGCGACTGCAGATCCTCAGAGAAATGCAACAAAAAGTTTTCAGAATGGATCGAGCTCTTTTAGCGATTCCTCATCAAGCGCTTCCTCTGGTGTTACGTCACCAAAACAAGAGACCGAGTACTCGAACACCTTGAAAGATGACTAG